One stretch of Lacimicrobium alkaliphilum DNA includes these proteins:
- a CDS encoding RimK family protein translates to MSGYYVVVDNLDDWAPYFPSREVISFDQYLAKTDASTERTVRILNLCRNKRALGRGYYCSLLAEARGHKVIPDISTINDLRRKKLYSLRLEEIAKSLHKLKAQDDSNKLTLRVFLGETQLKDCTELAKAVFDRFPAPILEVTLVKNRHWSLDKIQPLSLQDISNESEQEFLANTLERFSNRLWRKPKARKHYRYDVAMLCDASEAMPPSDKKALNNFVKAADKLGINLELIGKKDYVRLAEYDGLFIRETTSIDHHTYRFAKKAEAEGMVVIDDPTSILRCTNKVYLADLLRTNKVPTPKTLLLSNTDKQSLEHAIEYLGLPIVLKIPDGAFSRGMFKATNMSELVDAMKQLTRTSALVLAQEFLYTDYDWRIGVLNNKPLYACRYFMVKGHWQIYRHDDATNVATGGFETMPTYEVPPKVLDAALRACKLIGDGFYGVDIKQTAEGKVAVIEVNDNPSIDSGVEDKFLGQALYQEVMAEFLRRMELQ, encoded by the coding sequence ATGTCCGGATATTATGTGGTAGTTGACAATCTTGATGACTGGGCGCCCTATTTCCCCAGCCGTGAAGTTATCTCCTTTGACCAATACCTGGCGAAAACCGATGCCAGCACAGAGCGCACCGTACGTATCCTGAACCTGTGCCGGAACAAACGCGCGCTGGGGCGCGGATATTACTGTTCATTGCTGGCCGAAGCCCGTGGACACAAGGTGATCCCGGATATCAGCACCATTAATGATCTGCGCCGCAAGAAGCTTTACAGCCTGCGACTTGAAGAGATTGCCAAATCCCTGCATAAACTCAAGGCACAGGATGACAGTAATAAACTCACCCTGAGAGTCTTTCTCGGCGAAACCCAGTTAAAAGACTGCACAGAGCTGGCTAAGGCGGTATTTGACCGCTTCCCCGCGCCTATTCTTGAAGTGACGCTGGTGAAAAATCGTCACTGGTCTTTGGACAAGATACAGCCACTGTCATTACAGGATATCAGCAACGAATCCGAACAGGAGTTTTTAGCCAACACGCTGGAGCGATTCAGCAACAGACTGTGGCGCAAACCCAAAGCCCGTAAACATTATCGTTACGATGTGGCCATGCTTTGTGATGCAAGCGAAGCGATGCCGCCCAGTGATAAAAAAGCCCTGAATAACTTTGTCAAAGCAGCAGACAAGCTGGGGATCAATCTTGAGCTCATTGGCAAAAAAGATTACGTCAGACTGGCTGAGTACGATGGACTTTTTATCCGTGAAACCACCTCTATCGATCATCATACTTATCGCTTTGCTAAAAAAGCAGAGGCCGAAGGCATGGTGGTAATCGATGATCCCACTTCTATTTTACGCTGCACTAACAAAGTGTATCTGGCCGATCTGCTGCGCACCAACAAGGTCCCTACCCCAAAAACCTTGTTACTGAGTAATACTGATAAGCAGAGTCTGGAGCATGCTATCGAGTATCTGGGTTTGCCTATTGTGCTGAAAATTCCCGATGGAGCCTTTTCCCGCGGCATGTTTAAAGCCACCAACATGAGTGAGCTGGTTGATGCCATGAAGCAATTAACTCGCACCTCGGCCTTGGTTTTAGCGCAGGAGTTCTTATATACCGACTATGACTGGCGCATTGGCGTGCTCAATAACAAGCCCCTTTATGCCTGTAGATATTTTATGGTAAAAGGCCACTGGCAGATTTATCGCCATGATGATGCCACCAATGTGGCCACTGGCGGTTTCGAGACCATGCCCACCTATGAGGTGCCACCCAAAGTGCTGGATGCCGCGTTACGGGCCTGCAAACTTATCGGCGACGGATTTTACGGCGTCGATATTAAGCAAACGGCTGAGGGTAAAGTGGCGGTCATTGAGGTGAATGACAACCCGAGTATCGATTCCGGGGTGGAAGACAAGTTTCTCGGCCAGGCACTGTACCAGGAAGTGATGGCAGAGTTCCTGCGCCGGATGGAGTTACAATAG
- the trxB gene encoding thioredoxin-disulfide reductase, translating to MAESRHSRLMILGSGPAGYTAAVYAARANLNPVLITGMQQGGQLTTTTDVENWPGDAEGLQGPDLMVRMQKHAERFDTEIIFDHINEVDFSKRPFTLKGDSGAYTCDALIISTGASAKYLGLESEQAFMGKGVSACATCDGFFYRNQKVAVVGGGNTAVEEALYLSNIASEVHVIHRREFFRSEKILSDRLMEKAKNGNVVMHLNKTLDEVLGDDMGVNKIRIRDTQNDSTEELDVMGVFIAIGHKPNTDMFEGQLAMKDGYIQIKSGLDGGATATSVEGVFAAGDVCDHVYRQAITSAGTGCMAALDAEKYLDGLE from the coding sequence ATGGCTGAATCAAGACATAGCCGCCTGATGATATTGGGCTCTGGCCCCGCCGGCTACACGGCCGCTGTTTACGCAGCACGGGCAAACCTGAACCCTGTACTGATCACAGGTATGCAACAGGGTGGGCAATTGACCACCACCACTGATGTCGAGAATTGGCCGGGCGATGCCGAGGGTCTTCAGGGACCTGATCTGATGGTAAGAATGCAAAAACACGCCGAGCGTTTCGATACAGAAATCATTTTTGATCATATCAATGAGGTCGACTTTTCCAAACGCCCCTTCACGCTCAAAGGTGACAGTGGCGCTTACACCTGTGATGCACTGATCATCTCCACCGGTGCATCTGCAAAGTATCTTGGACTTGAAAGTGAACAGGCTTTCATGGGTAAAGGTGTTTCTGCCTGCGCTACCTGCGATGGTTTCTTCTACCGTAATCAGAAAGTCGCTGTAGTAGGTGGCGGTAATACCGCCGTCGAAGAGGCACTGTACCTGTCTAATATCGCCTCAGAAGTGCATGTGATTCACCGTCGTGAATTCTTTCGCAGTGAGAAGATTCTCTCTGATCGACTGATGGAAAAAGCCAAAAACGGTAATGTGGTTATGCACCTGAACAAAACCCTGGACGAAGTGTTGGGTGATGATATGGGTGTCAACAAGATCCGTATTCGCGACACACAGAATGACAGCACTGAAGAACTGGATGTGATGGGCGTGTTTATCGCTATTGGTCACAAGCCCAATACCGATATGTTTGAAGGTCAGTTGGCTATGAAAGACGGTTATATTCAGATCAAGAGCGGTCTGGATGGCGGTGCTACCGCAACCAGTGTTGAAGGTGTATTTGCCGCAGGCGATGTCTGCGATCATGTTTACCGCCAGGCCATAACTTCCGCCGGAACCGGCTGTATGGCTGCGCTGGATGCAGAAAAGTATCTTGACGGCCTGGAGTAA
- a CDS encoding arginyltransferase, producing the protein MRFGLTQAFPCSYLPDKQEQVLLHLNDEPISNQAYARLLENGFRRSGDAIYRPHCPACDACQSLRIAVKDFRPSRNQRRIINKNNDLAICLSDQDKDEYYPLYERYILARHTNGSMYPPTPEQYRHFISSHWAGTQFLEFKLEQQLVGVAITDSIDNGLSALYTFFEPSLEKRSLGTFAILKQISLAQQQNKHYLYLGYQINDCSKMNYKARFAPNQRFIDNKWQQFTDPE; encoded by the coding sequence ATGAGATTTGGACTGACACAGGCATTTCCCTGCAGTTACCTGCCTGACAAACAGGAACAGGTTCTGCTGCATCTGAATGATGAGCCCATCAGTAACCAGGCTTATGCCAGACTACTGGAAAATGGTTTCAGGCGCAGCGGGGATGCCATTTACCGGCCTCATTGCCCTGCCTGTGATGCCTGCCAGTCACTGCGCATTGCCGTAAAGGATTTCCGACCAAGCCGGAACCAGCGACGAATCATCAATAAGAACAATGATTTAGCTATATGTTTGAGTGACCAGGATAAAGACGAGTATTACCCGTTATATGAACGCTATATCCTTGCCCGCCATACCAATGGCAGTATGTATCCGCCAACCCCTGAGCAATATCGTCATTTTATTTCCAGTCACTGGGCAGGTACACAATTTTTAGAGTTCAAACTTGAGCAGCAACTTGTTGGTGTTGCGATAACCGACAGTATCGATAACGGCCTGTCTGCGCTTTACACCTTTTTTGAGCCCTCACTGGAAAAACGATCTTTGGGAACCTTCGCTATACTTAAACAGATATCCTTAGCTCAGCAGCAGAATAAACACTATCTTTATCTGGGCTATCAGATTAATGATTGCAGTAAAATGAATTACAAAGCCCGATTTGCTCCCAATCAGCGTTTTATTGACAACAAATGGCAGCAATTCACTGATCCGGAATAA
- the rimI gene encoding ribosomal protein S18-alanine N-acetyltransferase — MSSLHLRSATVTDIPALVALEKQSFSTDKISRRSFSYFIRKGHCSLILAMQDNELAGYALVLYRKGTQLARLYSIAVSDGFRGQGIANTLLREVQQRAAEQLCLFMRLEVRTDNDAAIGLYRKLGYHRIGVVKEYYEDGSDALQMEKSLGTASLNLHPTERYQQTLDFTCGPASLMMAMHKLDPGYSMSMQEEIQIWREATTIYMTSGHGGCSGLGLALSAWRRGYKVDLFVSQTSVPFLNSVRDPQKKEVMHRVHQHFLSEASGTDITQHYAPLSLQQLDHYLAQGAVLVSLISVWRLTRNKAPHWVLVSAADRHCVSVTDPEMDHEPWQTPLDFIDVPVSREEFIKMALFGRERLTSTLVIQKRG; from the coding sequence TTGAGTAGCCTTCATTTACGCAGCGCCACAGTAACCGATATTCCCGCCCTGGTGGCATTGGAAAAACAGAGCTTTAGCACCGATAAAATATCCCGGCGCAGCTTCAGCTATTTTATCCGCAAGGGTCATTGCAGCCTTATTCTGGCGATGCAGGATAATGAATTGGCCGGTTACGCGTTGGTGTTATACCGAAAGGGAACACAGCTGGCACGGCTTTATTCTATTGCGGTGTCGGATGGATTCCGGGGGCAGGGCATTGCCAACACCCTGTTGCGGGAAGTGCAACAACGGGCGGCTGAGCAGCTTTGCCTGTTTATGCGCCTGGAAGTGCGTACCGACAACGATGCAGCCATTGGCCTGTACCGTAAACTCGGCTATCACCGCATCGGCGTGGTTAAGGAGTATTACGAAGATGGCAGTGACGCCTTGCAGATGGAGAAAAGTTTAGGCACGGCGTCGCTTAACCTGCATCCGACCGAACGCTATCAGCAGACACTGGATTTTACCTGTGGCCCTGCCAGTCTGATGATGGCGATGCATAAGCTGGATCCGGGCTATAGCATGTCGATGCAGGAAGAGATTCAGATCTGGCGGGAAGCCACCACTATTTATATGACCTCTGGACATGGCGGCTGCAGCGGCTTAGGTCTGGCGCTGAGTGCCTGGCGTCGGGGCTATAAGGTGGACCTGTTTGTTTCCCAGACTTCGGTGCCCTTTCTTAATTCGGTCCGTGATCCGCAGAAAAAGGAAGTGATGCACCGGGTCCATCAGCATTTTCTCAGTGAAGCCTCAGGCACCGATATCACTCAGCACTATGCGCCGCTGTCGTTACAGCAACTGGATCATTATCTGGCACAAGGAGCGGTGCTGGTGAGTCTGATCAGCGTCTGGCGGCTAACCCGTAACAAGGCACCACACTGGGTGCTGGTCTCTGCCGCTGACCGCCATTGTGTATCCGTCACCGATCCTGAAATGGATCATGAGCCCTGGCAGACGCCGCTGGATTTTATTGATGTGCCGGTCAGCCGGGAAGAATTTATTAAAATGGCATTATTTGGCCGTGAGCGCTTAACCAGTACTCTGGTGATACAAAAGCGCGGGTGA
- the infA gene encoding translation initiation factor IF-1 yields MAKEDCIEMEGTVLDTLPNTMFRVELENGHVVTAHISGKMRKNYIRILTGDKVTVELTPYDLTKGRIVYRAR; encoded by the coding sequence ATGGCGAAAGAAGACTGTATTGAAATGGAAGGCACGGTTTTGGATACCCTTCCAAATACTATGTTTCGTGTTGAGTTGGAAAATGGTCATGTGGTGACCGCACATATCTCCGGAAAAATGCGTAAAAACTACATCCGAATCCTTACCGGTGACAAAGTCACGGTTGAACTGACACCTTATGACCTCACCAAAGGCCGCATAGTCTATCGCGCCCGTTAG
- the aat gene encoding leucyl/phenylalanyl-tRNA--protein transferase, whose product MTLSLPKLDHRLQFPEPEQALVEPDGLLAFGGDLSVPRLTLAYSNGIFPWFSEGEPILWWSPTERGILELDDFICHKSLRKLACSGRYRVTLNHDFESVIQRCARVPRTDKGTWITAAMIAAYTELHHQGWAHSVEVWQQDELVGGLYGVSIGRVFCGESMFHLRDNTSKLAFFYLVRWLKRHQFDFIDCQLPNPHLNTLGCSTLSREAFLRRLQKACIQSVSSKCWESETLSDVLQP is encoded by the coding sequence ATGACACTTTCACTGCCTAAGCTGGATCATCGGCTCCAATTTCCTGAGCCTGAGCAGGCATTAGTGGAACCTGACGGGCTGCTCGCCTTTGGCGGTGATCTGTCTGTACCACGGCTAACTCTGGCCTACAGCAATGGTATTTTTCCCTGGTTCAGTGAGGGTGAGCCGATTCTGTGGTGGTCTCCGACTGAGCGCGGCATACTCGAGCTGGATGATTTTATCTGCCACAAAAGCCTGCGCAAACTGGCCTGCTCGGGTCGCTACCGGGTAACCCTCAATCACGACTTTGAATCAGTAATTCAGCGTTGTGCCAGGGTACCCAGAACAGATAAGGGTACCTGGATCACCGCCGCCATGATTGCCGCCTATACAGAACTGCATCATCAGGGCTGGGCCCATTCGGTAGAAGTCTGGCAACAAGATGAACTGGTGGGTGGTTTATATGGCGTCAGCATTGGCCGGGTGTTTTGCGGTGAGTCTATGTTTCATCTTCGTGATAACACCTCTAAACTGGCATTCTTTTACCTGGTCAGGTGGCTGAAGCGACACCAGTTTGATTTTATCGACTGTCAGTTACCCAACCCCCATCTTAATACGCTTGGCTGTAGCACCCTGTCCCGGGAAGCTTTCTTAAGACGATTACAAAAGGCCTGCATCCAAAGCGTTAGCAGCAAGTGCTGGGAATCAGAAACCCTGTCAGATGTATTACAACCATGA